CTCTTTCTCCCCCCTCTCCTGCAAATAGGATTATATATCTCCTACAAAACTGCCCTTAGATGTCTCCTACAAAACTGCCCTTTGACTTCTAAAAATGCTAGAAATTCCTTCTCAGCATAGCAGATGGAGTACAGAAAATGCTACATCaggttaaaaaaatctgacttaGGAAAAGATGTGATCAGCTAAGACAACTACAAAAGCATCCTGGCAAGGCCCTACTTTGCAGGGTCACAGAACTTACCTTTTTCTACAGCACTGAACACACTTCAAGCGGGACTAAACTGTCCAGTCTTTGAGAGGTTTGAACCACTCTTGAGGTAGAAGGTCTAATGCTCATTACAAAGAGTGTATCCCTAATAACACTTGCATAAATTGCAAGCTCTTCAGAGCAGTAATAATTCACAAGCATTTGGAAAGACACTACTAAGTGGCAGTCAttactaggaaaaaatatttaacactaATTCAAAAAATAGCTctacatttatatatttaactAAGGATTATATTCACAGGACATATTATTCTACATGTTGAAAACTGAACTTGCATACCGTTCCGCGTTCCTGATCCACACGATACTTACAGCATCTGTAGACTTgtaattctttgcttttaaagaaagttcTCTTGTGAATCCTAACTCTGCAGATTTATCCGTACAATAAATATGGcccagcagcttttaaaaagtgcCAGAATgtattaaaactgaaacaaaacagcagtaGTTATATCTAGCTTAATTACAGAGATGTCTGTTATTTGGGAACATGTAGCATAGTGACAACAGTAAATGACATTCAGTACTCTTCCTGTTTATACTGCTTGTAGGCTGAGAGCTACAAAGAGGCTCTGCCAACATGCACGCAGTGAGTCTGCTGGCGTAGGACTGCAGTTGGACATCTTCCTTCCCCAAGACTGAATTACCCATCTCCTAATAATCAGTCTAAGCTAAGTTCCCATCCTGGCTCTTACAGTGTAACATGGTCCTCAGATCACACAATTCCCACAGCAATCCAAGGAGCAGCCGGATGTAACTGAAGCCTGAATTTGTTCTCAGTAGACATTTGTTGTATTTTGGCAGGATTTGTTAGATTTATCTGGATACTGTGACTTGTACTACGACTCTAGTGATGCCAGCCTTCTGGCCTAtcgaaaaaacccaaaagaccAAGGCACCAGGGTACGTCTACGCTGCACAACACCCTTTGTCCAGCTCCCTCAGAACGATGATCCACTCGGAGCAGTTCCCCTTACCCACACCGATTCCAAACCCTGTGCAGTATCTCCCTCCAGCACTACGCTGAAGGACAGACATGATGTACTGAAGCTGAGAACAGGCTGAGAAGTATATGCATACCACTACCCTACCATCCATTCCGGGGTACAACATGCCAACTTTATTCTACACTGAGAATACATTTCCAGCTAAACAAAATACGAACATGCACCCATACTCAGACATACTAAAAGGGACAAATAACTGGGATTTGATAGTAAAATAATTCTCAGCACTGTTTCCGCATGCTCAGTGTTTACTATGGTTCATACAAAGAGCTAGGCGGCTTCTTTGCTTGGCTGCTGTAAGAGCTCCCTCTGTTGTTATACACAGGAAAACTACCAGAAAACATGTGCCATTATCCTTGCATCTTCTTCATCTTCAAGTGGCGAATTTTCAAACGCTCCATCCTGTGAGCTGAGAATCGACACGATTTTCTTAGAGAACTTCTCATGCTTATTTCCTGCACAAGCAACTGCTCTCTTATTCCAGTCTTTCAAAGTACAGACGGTATCATTTAGAATAACCTGTTCCAATGcatctaagaaaaaaacaaccaccattTACAGACCCTGCATTTGCCCTAATAAGCTTTGTACTACTCACGTTAAGCATGCTGCACAAATCAGTCACTGTTTTTATAGATGGATTATAAATCCTAAgactgagttaaaaaaaaaaaagctgatcaAATTAAAGACCTgtaacaaaaccagcatttatTCTAACTGAAAAAGCTTAAAGGCCAAAATCCCCGATCGCGCTCAAAATCACTTCTGAAACCCCGAAAAGCAATAGAATGACAGGGGAGTTGCAGGCACTGAAGTTAAGGGCAGTTTACTGGAGCAAGACACAATAAGCCCAGCAGATGCAAATAACCATCCCTGAATGCAGAAAACCTAATTATCAGAAATATTATCTTTAAATTTAAGCTCTTTTCCTGGCTAAGTCCAGGCAGATAAGTATTAGTTTGTCTGCAGAATAGTTCCGGGACCTGGCACTTGCTGCCCATGTGGTTTGTTGCAGCTGTCTGCCCTTCATGCTGCCTGAAGAGCTTCTGCCGCTGTGTCTGGCAGCGTAAAAAAATTTTCCCTCTGAAAACTTACAAACTTTACAACAAAGTAGgactttgtttatttttttgtggtCTGAAGCAGTAAAGCGCTGAAGTTGCAGGTTGCCCAAGAGCCTACAGAGGCTCTGCCAGAAGCAAGCAAAGTGCCTGCAGAGTTATTTCAGCGGCAGGGTTGCCCCCAGGGGTGCTCGGTGCAACACCACAGACTGAACCTGTGTGTGAGCGCACGCAGGATGGGCCCGCAAATCTGACACAGCCACCCTCATCCCTGTGGGAGCTCCGCAGGGTGCGAGGATGCACAGTTCAGCTCCCTGtgaaggaaaagcttttattcAGATCACATTATAAACTAGGAGCACTGAATCCAAAGTAATTTATAGGCTGAAATGGGCGTGGAATTAAAATGTCAAGTTTGAAAGTTTGTTATTGAAATTTTGCTGCGCTTACTTTTCTTGCTCATTTCCTCCAATAGCTCAAACCCATGTTTTCTGTGATCGGCTGAGATAAAAGACAGGATTGTAGCCCCCACAGATGAAAACGGTGGTTTTCTGAATGCACTGTTGACTGAGACAGCAAATTAATGCAGTGCTAGGACAGTTTTCCAACAGAAAGAGGTAATCATCTGGAAAAATCAAATACCAAGATTATAAGGTGTTTGCATATGGTTACCTCTCCCTTTCCTCACCATAAAAACCCACAATGATCTTGACTGATTTCCTTGCACACTGTGGAAAAGCTAGTGGTGGCATTAAAATCTAACCttattttacttgaaaaaaaaatatataaagagtatttttttcctgtcattatTTTAGAAATCTCAGAGAATGAGAAAATCAACAAACCGTAGAGGAGATGATAACCTGAAAATCCTCCTTTACAATTAACTGAAATATGGCCAGGAAATAAGAGTAAGAATTAAAAACTGTAACTTCACTGAGCAACAACAGTCGAAGCAAGAAtacatatagaaaaaaaaaaaaaaaagacgctGCCAGAAGGCAGCTGAGtagaaaggaacagaagaaagaacacGGGGcccccttcttccctttcatCATGGGATTAACGAACTCACGATCCACCAGAGAGGGACAACCTGGGTTTTAGAACTGCAGGCTCCGAGAACTCCCTCAGCTGCCTACCAGGGTCCTTGCCAAAACGCTGTGGGGATTTTCTAGCAGGCGTACAAAAAGTAATCCCTTACTTCATCAGAGCATGCATGTATTGGTACTACGATAAAATACATAGGGACATTTTAACAGAGCTCTTGACGTCTTGGTAAACACAATGACAAAAGTTTGGATATTTGTATTCACTTCAAATGCCTTCTATACAAAGGTGGTCCAAAACATCACCGTTAAacctgaaataaatatattggaGGACAATCATGAAAGACAACACAAGAGCCTTATTATTTACCTAAAGAAAAATGCTCCAGTTGCTGAATATAATCCCTTGCTCCAGAAATTCAGCCCAGTTTACATAGGCACAGAGCAACTTTGTGTACGCCAGACTGACCATACACGACCTGAGCCAAAGCCAGGCATTTGGACTTGTTGCTTGGTTCCACTTTCCCACAGCCATAAATAATATCTCCAACTGCCTCAGAAAAGGTTAACCTGAAGAAGACAAGGTCATAAAACAAATCAGTGCTACTAACGCATTCCGTAACTGGAATATTTCAGAACAAGCTACAACAAGTGGATTGTGTAGATGGGCATATTTCTGCATGTGTGTTAAACTGTACTACTACCCCTTTCAGCTCTTCTGCCTCTCTTGAAGCCTCAATTCTCTGTATTTGAGAAAGTAGcctcttccttcttttgtttcatCCCCCAACCACAGCAGAGAGGGCTCTAAGAGCACTGAAAGCAATAGGAAGCAATTGGACATTTCTTTCAGGGATTACCGCAATTCCAGTCCCCAGCAGTTGGGAGGAACAACGGCAGCCTTACGGTGTTCCTGGACACGGGAGATTCAAGGCTGGTTTCAGGAATAAGGAAACGCTTGTGCTGCTCCCAAGCTATGACGGAGCAGAGCGGCCGCTGCCACGCGTTCCACAGCACAGGCTGTGAAAGCAGGTCTACTCAGTGCTGGCggtatttgtaatttttgttgTCAGTCTCACAATAAACTCAGAGGATCACGTCAAAAAAAGTGAGTTTTAGAAGCCCAGTCAGATTTCCAGGGATTATTAGAAGAACAGAAGATGGCAACACCCTCAGCCATTTAGCTTGCTATCCAACTTCACATTTTCTCCAAAGTACAAAGAAGGTTCAAAGAAAGCGGAGGAAATTTTGTCGTATTAGCAAAACCAAGCTATTTTGCAGTATAACTCTCAGAAGTAGCTCAGCTGGCTTTAACACTTTCCTAAGAAATTCTACCTagataaaatggaaatggaTAAAATTTTGCCACACTTACAGTGGCACAATAGTTTGGCAGTTATTATAGAATATAGCGCAGCAAAATAGTGTGGCAATTACAGGGATTTGTACTGTCAAGTGTTAAGTAACCCGTCTGCCCCAGCTGTTGCTACCAGTTTTGCCTACAATTGGAGCAGtttaggatttatttatttagtatttgcaaaagactgttttaaaatCAGTCCAGAACTTCCTAGTTTTCAAATAGGAGGCAAAGCTCCTATTTACCTATCCAAACAAGGCATCGCTATGTTTCAGTAACAGAGTCTTTTTCAACAGGCTTCTCCAGCAaacaattaaaagcaatttgcaGATCCCTGACTACTGTACGCATCTGTAATACTTGAAACTAGAAACTACAGTTGCTTTTCACTCTTCCACCCTGAAGGAACTAAGCTGTTGTCTACTAACATTGCATTTAGTAATATTTTATGATTCCCAAGGTGGTCATAAAGCATGGCTTAAGAAACACTGTTTCAGTGTGATGATGTAACTAGCTAGGTCTTACTACTGTAAGAACAATGATGATTTCAGCATGTCAAAAGAGCAGTCTGTTAACAGGTTTTTTGCATTAGTAGGATAGGTTATAGGTTAGGACTGAAACAAAGAAGCGGTGTTTTGATCCTGATACGACGTGGTTTAGATTCTCAGTTTAGAACTAAAATACAGGCTAGCGTTAAAGAATGCTCTTGCTCTTCACCGGATTCTTTCAGCAGAGAGATAGCCATCATAATTAATTTAATACCAGGCTGTTCTAGTAGGATTTTCACCACTTCAAACAAATCTACACTGGATTAGGAAAATGTATCTCTGACAGTTTAAAGTCTTCTCCACATCAAAAATGCAGAGACAGATGCACTTCTAGAAATTCAAACATGATTGTACCCTATCCCCATAAACGGAAAAACCAGGGGTCAAGTGCAGGTATAGGGTTTACAGTTTAAGCATGTTTTTAGTGTGACTGTGTTTGAAACTGTTGATCTGGTACTGACATcaacaataaaatgaaagaaatcaagATCCtagtaattacatttttttaatccacagaAGGCTGTGAAAATCTTCTATCCATATAGTTTTTAAGTACAGTGTAAGGGAAAAGAGTCTCAAACAAAACTGGAGTCCACAATGCTGTAAGAAAGGCTGACagcaaccaaaacaaaatgcgTCCTTCAGAAGGAGCTGTTGATATTGCTTGTTTGGTCTACGCTTGTATTGAATTTAggatttaagaataaaaaaaagacatccaTTAATGTGTTTTTGGTTGTGTTTCGTTTGAAAGGCTTTACtttgaagaaaaggcaaagcctCGTGACTTGGGAAGTAACGGAAGGTGGCATACCCCTCCGCGAATCTCAGTGCAGAAGAATCACATACCTTTCCTGTTTAACCCAATGCGTTTCTAgatttaattgcttttcagaCAAATGTACATTTGATTGCTTCCAGAGTTATGGCTGAATTTGGAAGGCGTCCAGCTGCAGTACTTGAGTTTATCAGAGCgtcaaaatacttcagcaaaGAGAGATGTCCTCCTTTAAGGCAGCTAACAGCTGACGGGATGAAAACAAAAGTCATTGGCTGAGCACCTGGAAAAGTATCTTTCACTATTTAAGACTTCTTAAGTTTTAGACTTTGTTTGCTGATCCCCACCAAATGCCTCTGACAAAATTCTTACTAAATATTTTGTGAGGTTGAGTCATAGCTGATACTTTGTTAATTACTCCAAATGAAGGTTGCTCCAAACTGAAGGCAGAGGGTTCATGACAGTATTGTACCATTGACAGGTAGTAGgtaaattgggggggggggggggggcagtcggggggggggggggtctttAAAACATACAGTTCTTCAAGtgagaatacagaaaatataacaTCTGCTGCTAAGACTacaaattttgtaattttgtaaTTCAGATCCTGAATACTAGCTTATCACAGTTTTTCCTCTCAgttactgcttttaaaacttgaaCAAAAGCCAATAAaatatgcagagaaaaaaacacctgctGATTTTTTGAAGTTCAGCAATGCCCCTATGGCTCCTTCCAAAGGAAGGACAAAATACTCCACGGCTTCAGTCCCTGACATCATCAATATCACTGAATTTTGTGTTgccaaatgcaaacagaaacactGAGGGAAACGTGAAATTATAAAACTATTTTGTATTTATCTGGGGTATTTAAAATCATCAACAGTTTTTATATACCTTGGATTtcagaaactgattttaatGAATCTAAGTAGAATATTGCTTTATGACTCAAAAGACTAAACTTGAGTAATTAACACATGTAACAGTAAGGACTGGATTTTCAAACTAGCGGGTAGACTTTTGCTCTTGTCTATTGCACATAATTTATCGgtagaaataaaacaagtttcAGCGTTGCGCTAGGAAAAGCTTTATACTAGACCTTACGATCACTGCTTAACCAAACACCTCACCACCAGTAAGGAAAGCAGTGGTTGTGAGTTAGTTATCTCCCTCTCGGGGCATGTCCTTAACATACAAcgaaggaaaaagaaaaaaaaaaagccttacagCTTTATCTTATCTTTCATTTGGAATATTAAACATAAGCTTCAAACCCACACAAACAATTCTCGTTTGATAAATCCCAAATTCCTAAGCACTGAAATTACTAGACTGATATCAGCTAAAATCTTGTAAGAATGGACACAATTGTCAACTTCTTACATTTAAGATACTTACATTTATGATACTTCATGAAGAGCTTCTTCATGACAAAGAATTCCCCCAGGAGAGTTTAGTTGCATAAGTTGCATAAGTGCTGCATAACTTGCTGCAGCATCATACTGACCACTTGAAAGTAATTCGCTGAAActaggaaagaggaagaaataaaaaaatacagaacatgaTATGTTACACAAACACTAAATAAACACACATGtacatagaaaaaaatggttggCCGATGATATAGCAATCTAGTCAAGAATCCCAAACACTGAGAATACACcactttaaaatatacatatttaaacCTAGCATATCTTCATCACACCATTATCCAGTATGAAGCCGCAATTTTGTTTCCACACACCCAGTTACATCTCTTCTGCCTTGCTACCTGGTGCTTCTGACAGTGTCCATAATGAAAACTTTGAGAAACCTAGGAGGGAGTTATCTATGGGcaactggaaagagaaatgaactatattttaatatatgtcTTGTAAAAGATTGTGATTTGGGAAGGACTAATTAATCAATGGCCAGAAACAGGAGAGAGTTATTTCTGTGTAGCAGTTACACAGCAGGCTACACGAGTTGATGAACTAATTCCTATTTCTAATATCAAGGGATTATATTAGCAATGAGATCCAGGCACCTAGAAGTAGACAGTTGCATtactgggattttcaaaagcacctaACGTCCAAGGCATTAGATGGCATCTGGACATTTCTGAAAAACCCTCAAGTTGTACATTTTCATCTGTACgcacagaaatatatttaagattAGCTTGTCAGTTTTCACGACACACAGAACAGCTGGTCTCTTCAATTTCAGTCCCTTCAGACAAAGGGCTAAAGAAGAAcctctgaaaatggaaaaacaatcAACTTAATGTGCCTGGCTACAACGCCAGCACTTTTTACAAAGACCAAAAGGGTCACCAAAAGAATGTGTCCCGGAAGGACTGCATTCAATATGATGTATTAATTATGATAGAGCAAACTGCTAATGCAGAGCACAATAACCATATTCTTTTTACCtttcaaaatattcaaatgAATCTTCAGCCATTTTACTAGGGACATCAAGAGCTGAAATATAAAACGTGGCAGTGTAGGATAACCACAGTACCATCTCAACAAGCAAATCAGAGTTAAAAGTgttaaagtgtttaaaaaacaaaaagaaccagcaaacaacaaaacaaccaaccacaaACTTTATCAACTGATACATTtatatgaaaacacattttttaaactgagaatattttctttttttttttttttaaagaactgaaacAATCTCCTTAAGCAGATGATTGTTTAGGAAACACCTTTTACAGCGCCAATTAAATCAGTTTTCCTACCAGTGCCCTCAGAAGTTACCAGAGAGGAATAAAAGACACCATCTTAAAGACCAAACTCTTAGTCCACTATTGCTGATTGTCTAGTCTCATACTCTCATTCTTGATTGTtctgacatttcatttttaatgactttacCTCTTGCATTATAGATTTCTGATGTTAcgtttttaatttttgcagaattcttctgaacagcttttatgcggggcagggggaagaatTGACAACAACAAGTAAAACAGGAGCTGTGACCGTGTTCTTTCTATGCCTCAGGTTGCAAGGATGTCAGTATGAAAAGTTGTTGAACTAGGCTTGCTGTCATACTGTACTGCTGTTCTCAGTAAAGCCTGTCTCCCCAGTTTGCCATATTATTCTactcagaatcacagaatcatacaatcatagaattgtttaggttggaaaagacctttaagatcattcagtccaaccacgaacctaacattaccaagtccacactaaaccaatcaagggtagaccagactaaaccatgtcccgaagtgccacatctacccgttttttgaacatttccagggatggggactcccccacctctctggacagcctgttccaatgcttgacaaccctttccgtgaagaaatttttcctaacatccaatctaaatctcccctgatacagcttgagcccatttcctctcatcctatcagtaactacatgggagaagagaccaacacccacctcaatacaccctcctttcaggtagttgtagagagcgataaggtctcccctcagcctcctcttctccaggctgaacacccccagttccctcagccgctccccatcagccctgtgctccagacccttcaccagcttccttgcccttcgctgaacacactccagcacctcaatgtctttcttgtattgagaggcccaaaacgggacacagtattccaggtgcggcctcaccagcaccgagtacagggggacaatcacctcccagctcctgctggccacactattcctgacacttCAGGCTGCATGTGGCAAGATAACTGGCTCTCTTCAGAATCCTGCGACGTACGTGCAGCTACATAACAATACTTCCTTGATATAAGAcagtaaaggaggaaaaagtgcACAATTCATTCACTTTTCCGTATTTTTCAACCTCAGACAGTGCATTTTAGCAATGCAATAGCCTCACTTTGAGACTATACTAGTTTTACAGGTGGAGAGAATCTGTGTGTGTTTAACTCCCAAGCCTGATCCTCCAGTTTTCCTGCAACGAAAGCCTTTGCTGATTACACCTCAAGTTTGAATGCACAAGGATCAGCACCAGGATGTGAAGAGCAGAAATCTAACACCACATTAGCAAGGTTTTACACAATCACTGGCAGCTTCCACATAAGAATAAAACAAgaattgaaatattaaaaaatataaatagaagtGACCAGCTACAAGTAAATTATTCATGTCCTAATTAAAGCAACATATTTTGCTCTAAACATCATTAGAGATAACTTACTTGTCTTCAAGCTCTATTGCTCTTTTCCTATAATAGAATCGTGGACTCGGGATTCCAGAGCTTTTAACCTCCTTTGCATTCCTTTGGCCATGCTTGATTCTGACAATAAACGCCTCATATCCCTGTTTGACTGAAGTCAGGATATTCTTGTACGCAGTAACATACTCTATGATCTGTGAATGTATTTTTGGACACAATATTTATATGGGGagaatgaacagaaaaacaactcGCTGGAGCTTTCTCATTAGCATGataggtttaaaataaaatgaatagaCAAAATAATACTCCTTAAAGCAAGCTCCATAGCGCTGCTctaatataataaaaaacagCCTCAAAAGCAAATAACATTGTTCAAGATGatgaaaatacagacaaacTTTACATTATGAAAGACAGTCTCTAAACTTACCTCAGGTGCAATAAGCACAAATGTTATTAAAAACTAAGGCAATCAGCACTTATTTGGAAAACTGCAACAACCATTTCCATGcaataaaagatattttctctAGATGGGCACTAAATGTCCCCAGCAGTTACAGGTGTGGAAAACCAAAGGAGCAGGGGCTgtgcattttaatgttttaaaatagcagtCCAACTCAAGATTTAAAAGCAGACCCAGTAACCTTTATTCCTATCCACCTCAAAAACTAAGAATCTTTATTTAAAGTGTCCTTGGCATCTCCCACCTCAGTCAGTGTCTGAAAAAGGCAGACACAATCAGGCAGGCAGGAGTCCTTCAGGAACTTCAGCAATAACCTTTCAGCTGAACCAAAGAGCCGTTGACGCTAATATGGGGCATATGGGGTGTATGTCATGGGTCTTTTAGTTATGTAGGTTTTCTCCTGGTTTAGGACAGCTTTATAGTGCTCTATAGTTTCAAAACTGccataaaattaagaaatgtggTTATCCAGCATGAACCCTACTGTAATTTCTGGTAGTATGAATGCATCGTAGTGGCTTCTATTCGACTGCAGTGTATACAGGGGCACAAAAACCAGCTGAAAATATACCAATCCTTGGTTTCTGTAACTACACCGACAGGTCACCATCGGTCCACTTATAccctttttccccagaagaCAAAGAGGCAGCAAGCCACGatttactttttcattattgttCCTTGCTCAtttacctgaaaaatatttgttaccTTGTCAAACACATTATTGTATATAAGGTAACACTCCTCAGATGGTCCTCGCTCAGCACAACCTGCTTTCTCAGTTTCTGCCAATATGTATGTTCATACACTCTCCAGAAATCTCCTGTCCTTCTCAaaagaggcaggagggaagatAGAACGTTTCTCTGCTCCCGTGCGATGGTTTGGCCTGGCCACCTAGCACCTTTCTTACACAAAGTCTTGTCCAACAACTGCCTCATATCAAAACCTGGCTGAAGAGTTGAAATTGTTACAATAGCATCAGCTGACACTCATGTATTCGAGCaagttttcattctgctttaaCCCTTCCCGTTTTCAATTCGTAAGCATAAAACCACCTAACAATTTCCAAATTGAGGCGACTCTCGGTGCTCCTCTCTTCCTAACTTACCTATggcttttttaattctaaaaatacaaacaatttGGCACTGATCTTGGGGAATCTGCAACGGCAAGGCGGCTGTAGGAGGATTTTAAACTGCCTCCACAGGGCTGGCCCGAGGCGGGGACACCGACTTCTGGGCCTTCACGCCGCAGCGCAGAGCTGCGGAGACACAGCCACCCGAAACACCCGAAACACCCGCaacccccggggccggggccggggccggggccagcccGCACCGCGCTCCCCTGCCCAGGCCAGGccagcccggcgcggcgggcccGGCGCAGCCGCCCTCAGCCGTGAGGCGAGGAGCCCGAGCCCGAGCCCgagcccgcccccccccccccccgcctcgccgGCTCCCCCGCCTCAGGGCCGCGGTGCGCTCTGGGAGCTGCAGttccccgcccccgcccccgggccgggcctacagctcccagcagccccggcgaggcgggcggcggcgaggccTGACGGGAGCCGTAGTCCCGGCTGCagcgcccgcccctccgccggcGCGGCTGGAAACCCCGTGCGGGCGGGCGCCGCGCTCTTTCGGGCAGCCGCCATTCCGCGGGCAGGTC
This genomic interval from Pelecanus crispus isolate bPelCri1 chromosome 3, bPelCri1.pri, whole genome shotgun sequence contains the following:
- the CLHC1 gene encoding LOW QUALITY PROTEIN: clathrin heavy chain linker domain-containing protein 1 (The sequence of the model RefSeq protein was modified relative to this genomic sequence to represent the inferred CDS: deleted 1 base in 1 codon; substituted 2 bases at 2 genomic stop codons) codes for the protein MAAARKSAAPARTGFPAAPAEGRALQPGLRLPRFLESVXTYILAETEKAGCAERGPSEECYLIYNNVFDKIIEYVTAYKNILTSVKQGYEAFIVRIKHGQRNAKEVKSSGIPSPRFYYRKRAIELEDNCLKGGHLSLLKYFDALINSSTAAGRLPNSAITLEAIKCHLSEKQLNLETHWVKQERLTFSEAVGDIIYGCGKVEPSNKSKCLALAQVVYGQSGVHKVALCLCKLGXISGARDYIQQLEHFSLVNSAFRKPPFSSVGATILSFISADHRKHGFELLEEMSKKSIDALEQVILNDTVCTLKDWNKRAVACAGNKHEKFSKKIVSILSSQDGAFENSPLEDEEDARIMAHVFW